A section of the Streptomyces xinghaiensis S187 genome encodes:
- a CDS encoding copper resistance CopC family protein, with protein sequence MRRLRVLRVLAALPACLFALLLLGGTPAAHAHSALKDATPAPGATVGSGTGVVALTFGALRPGAAAKVALTGPDGTQVPVGRPVVADDSVVCAAVTPLRAGVTTLTYTVTAADGDEQTSAYQFEVSDGTEPAAEPSACRGLDLAAPAAPEAQPEPEAQPATGSAAGGDDTNPGLRGTTAPVVLAGAAVVAAVAGALTVRMLRRRRHTERREDTV encoded by the coding sequence ATGCGCCGACTTCGAGTTCTGAGGGTCCTGGCCGCCCTGCCGGCCTGTCTGTTCGCGCTGCTGCTTCTCGGCGGCACACCGGCGGCGCACGCCCACAGCGCGCTGAAGGACGCGACACCGGCACCCGGCGCCACGGTCGGCTCCGGGACCGGCGTCGTCGCCCTGACTTTCGGCGCTCTGCGGCCCGGTGCGGCGGCAAAGGTCGCCCTGACCGGCCCCGACGGCACCCAAGTGCCCGTCGGGCGGCCGGTCGTGGCGGACGACTCCGTGGTCTGCGCCGCCGTCACGCCGCTGCGCGCGGGCGTCACCACCCTGACGTACACCGTCACCGCCGCGGACGGCGACGAGCAGACCAGCGCCTACCAGTTCGAGGTGTCCGACGGCACGGAACCCGCCGCGGAGCCGTCCGCCTGCCGGGGCCTGGATCTGGCGGCACCGGCCGCCCCGGAGGCACAACCGGAGCCGGAGGCACAACCGGCAACGGGATCGGCTGCGGGCGGGGACGACACGAATCCGGGGCTCAGGGGCACCACAGCACCGGTCGTCCTCGCCGGCGCCGCCGTCGTGGCTGCCGTGGCGGGTGCCCTCACCGTGCGCATGCTGCGCCGGAGGCGGCACACGGAACGGCGGGAGGACACCGTCTGA
- a CDS encoding superoxide dismutase family protein, whose translation MNHHTSGRPVLRDATPAAPAPFPGRDGGATGAPRRPRFRLAAACAAVAAAAALLSGCGGDSSGHASAHTESPGSSSSSSNSTKDKAGMDGMEGMDDKAMGDPSATPADKIADAEITRGAFRLLDTRPPGMDDVKGTAWLAQHKDGTTVTVSLSGLKPGAAYMAHLHAQQCSDDNGGEHFQFRKGGATTPPNEVHLMFEAGKSGKATTTVNNTRKTGENAVALVVHPREAMDNRIACADFEF comes from the coding sequence ATGAACCACCACACCTCCGGCCGCCCAGTCCTGCGGGACGCCACCCCGGCGGCGCCTGCGCCGTTCCCCGGACGGGACGGAGGCGCCACGGGTGCACCGCGCCGCCCGCGTTTCCGTCTCGCCGCCGCCTGTGCCGCCGTCGCGGCGGCGGCCGCGCTGCTGTCCGGCTGCGGCGGCGACTCCTCCGGACACGCGTCCGCCCACACGGAGTCCCCCGGCTCCTCGTCCTCGTCGTCCAACAGCACCAAGGACAAGGCCGGCATGGACGGCATGGAGGGCATGGACGACAAGGCGATGGGGGACCCCTCGGCCACCCCCGCCGACAAGATCGCCGACGCCGAGATCACGCGCGGCGCCTTCCGGCTGCTCGACACCAGGCCGCCCGGCATGGACGACGTCAAGGGCACGGCCTGGCTGGCGCAGCACAAGGACGGCACCACGGTGACGGTGTCCCTCAGCGGCCTGAAGCCGGGCGCCGCCTACATGGCGCACCTGCACGCCCAGCAGTGCTCCGATGACAACGGAGGCGAGCACTTCCAGTTCAGGAAGGGCGGTGCGACGACACCGCCGAACGAGGTGCACCTGATGTTCGAGGCCGGCAAGTCGGGCAAGGCCACGACAACGGTCAACAACACCCGGAAGACCGGCGAGAACGCGGTCGCCCTCGTCGTCCACCCCCGTGAAGCGATGGACAACCGGATCGCATGCGCCGACTTCGAGTTCTGA
- a CDS encoding PadR family transcriptional regulator, with product MALRHAVLAALLDGEYSGYQLAKAFDVGVANFWHALPQQLYAELAKLEKEGLVAGRQVIQETRPNKRLFQVTDAGRAELEEFAAAASRPSFIRDDLLVKVQAADRVGTAAVIEQLEERASAAKGKIEVLGKLLLRLRGDADEEEFLREGERIGPYLTCLRGLAFEQEHRDWCLRIATVLRERRTAHAER from the coding sequence ATGGCCTTGCGACATGCCGTGCTGGCGGCGCTGCTGGACGGCGAGTACAGCGGATACCAGCTGGCGAAGGCGTTCGACGTCGGCGTCGCGAACTTCTGGCACGCCCTGCCCCAGCAGCTGTACGCCGAGCTGGCCAAGCTGGAGAAGGAAGGGCTGGTCGCGGGCCGGCAGGTGATCCAGGAGACCCGGCCCAACAAACGCCTCTTCCAGGTCACCGACGCCGGTCGCGCCGAGCTGGAAGAGTTCGCCGCGGCCGCGTCGAGGCCCTCGTTCATCCGCGACGATCTGCTCGTCAAGGTCCAGGCCGCCGATCGCGTCGGTACCGCAGCGGTGATCGAACAGCTTGAGGAGCGGGCGTCCGCGGCCAAGGGCAAGATCGAGGTTCTCGGCAAGCTGCTGCTGCGACTGCGCGGCGATGCGGACGAGGAGGAGTTCCTCCGCGAGGGCGAGCGGATCGGGCCGTATCTGACCTGCCTGCGCGGCCTCGCCTTCGAGCAGGAACACCGGGACTGGTGCCTGCGGATCGCGACCGTCCTGCGGGAGAGGCGGACAGCTCATGCCGAGCGGTGA
- a CDS encoding SGNH/GDSL hydrolase family protein: protein MPSGEYTRYVALGDSQTEGMGDGDETAGLRGFADRFAERLAAVNPGLQYANLAVRGRTAGQVRAEQLEPALALRPDLATVVAGVNDLLRPRFNAAEVAGHLEEMFAALTGAGTQVVTLTFPDIGKIAPLARPVRSRVFDLNTHIREAAARHGVVVAETGLHAVTTDPRLWTADRLHASALGHERIAAALAQAINLPGSDDAWALPLPPQRVPTARQAAEAELRWAAAHLGPWLLRRLRGQSSGDGRTAKRPRLLPVSARPDAAASTGQGESS, encoded by the coding sequence ATGCCGAGCGGTGAGTACACGCGCTACGTCGCCCTGGGCGACAGTCAGACCGAAGGAATGGGCGACGGGGACGAAACCGCCGGCCTGCGCGGCTTCGCCGACCGGTTCGCCGAGCGCCTCGCGGCCGTCAACCCCGGGCTCCAGTACGCCAATCTGGCCGTGCGAGGACGTACCGCCGGCCAGGTCCGCGCCGAACAACTGGAACCTGCCCTGGCCCTGCGCCCAGACCTGGCCACCGTCGTCGCCGGGGTCAACGACCTGCTCCGGCCCCGGTTCAACGCCGCGGAGGTGGCCGGGCACCTGGAGGAGATGTTCGCCGCGCTCACCGGGGCCGGGACCCAGGTGGTGACACTGACCTTCCCCGACATCGGAAAGATCGCGCCCCTCGCCCGGCCCGTCAGGTCCCGCGTGTTCGACCTCAACACCCACATCCGTGAAGCGGCCGCTCGTCACGGGGTCGTGGTCGCCGAAACCGGCCTGCACGCCGTCACCACCGACCCACGGCTGTGGACGGCGGACCGGCTCCACGCCAGCGCTCTCGGCCACGAACGGATCGCCGCGGCCCTCGCCCAAGCCATCAACCTGCCCGGAAGCGATGACGCCTGGGCACTCCCCCTCCCGCCGCAGAGGGTTCCCACGGCCCGGCAAGCCGCGGAAGCCGAACTGCGCTGGGCGGCCGCACACCTCGGCCCCTGGCTCCTGCGCCGTCTGCGCGGTCAGTCCTCCGGCGACGGCCGCACCGCGAAACGCCCCCGGCTCCTGCCCGTGAGCGCCAGGCCCGACGCTGCGGCGAGCACCGGTCAAGGGGAATCCTCGTAG
- a CDS encoding AfsR/SARP family transcriptional regulator — protein sequence MDFGILGPLIVRQAGVPLELGTPKVRLLLAVLLHKPGRPISEDSLTEALWGDEPPKSATKNVQTYAHRLRRQLGDSGRVVRQGRGYLLRVEPGELDSARFEDMVGKARAAAAGDPVRSRRLFNEALGLWRGPAFAGIADVPTLASEASRLEEVRLGAVEDRIDIDLRLSLHSGLLGELTALTMEHPFRERMWAQLMLALHRCGRRADALQVYLRVRDVLIEETGLEPGQRLRDLHRTILSEKPTPDSPPDPVSAIAVPEPRTADRARMLPPALADFSGQQAETAGIVAVLRKDRAADEPAALVTISGPGGIGKTALAVQAAHRLRCAYPDGQLFAALAGARTQPVSPVTVLGRFLRALGVPANAVPDDPEARVDLYRGMLTDRRILVVLDDASDEKQLAPLMPASGTCGVIATSRVRLGGLGGAHRVELREMSEADSTAMLRNSTDGRLASATGAELSGLARLCARLPLALRIAGSLLVSRPHWRLADLVSQLADERHRLDALRYRDLEVRASFGLSYDGLRPEARRLFRLLGLLEAPDFPLWAAAATLDSELPEAQELLDELVDVHLLDVRGTPDGQARYGFHDLIRVYAKERAEAEESVAARNTAVIRALSALLALTDIADRDHMGQSMFQRDAARWRPERVEASLPPCRPPMALLDQERAPLVAGVRQAAELGQDELCWELALGGHPLFETERYFDDWQECYETAMSLAKAAGNVRGRARLLISMAGLRYTRRRYGPAEEANTEAMRLFQQIGDSRGYLEALSNAPFFLVPEGRLSEAIEAGREAYERLLANGQVAAALHAYSQVGLAHLQAGRPAAAAEVLTDIVAGARKEGIRTLIARDTYWLGHAQLALGRHAEAAESFTELAARAVDIGPSGAFYLAHAWGCLHLARGEDADARRRLLEGAEIARTLDDPLFESRVLVDLLDVRLHDRHELPAAICQGERAVQVARTIGYPYLLAGALEGLARLRAAAGDVKTAKNLAMEASAVRGKVR from the coding sequence GTGGACTTCGGAATATTGGGCCCGTTGATTGTGCGGCAGGCCGGCGTACCGTTGGAACTCGGCACGCCGAAGGTGCGTTTGCTGCTGGCGGTGCTGCTGCACAAGCCCGGCCGACCGATTTCCGAGGATTCGCTGACAGAGGCGCTCTGGGGCGATGAACCGCCAAAGAGCGCCACCAAGAACGTGCAGACCTATGCCCACCGGCTCCGGCGGCAGCTGGGGGATTCCGGACGGGTCGTCAGACAGGGCCGGGGTTATCTCCTGCGTGTCGAACCCGGCGAACTGGATTCGGCTCGCTTCGAGGACATGGTGGGCAAGGCCCGAGCGGCGGCGGCCGGTGATCCCGTGCGGTCGCGTCGGCTCTTCAACGAGGCCCTGGGCCTCTGGCGGGGACCGGCGTTCGCAGGAATCGCCGATGTCCCGACTCTGGCCTCAGAGGCCTCTCGCCTCGAAGAAGTGCGGCTCGGCGCAGTCGAAGACCGGATCGACATCGACCTTCGACTCAGCCTGCACAGCGGGCTTCTCGGCGAACTGACCGCGCTGACGATGGAACACCCGTTCCGTGAGCGAATGTGGGCCCAGCTCATGCTCGCGCTCCACCGCTGCGGCCGGCGGGCGGACGCCCTGCAGGTCTACCTGCGGGTCCGTGACGTCCTGATCGAGGAGACCGGTCTGGAACCGGGACAGAGGCTGCGCGACCTGCACCGGACCATCCTCAGTGAGAAGCCCACGCCGGACAGCCCGCCGGACCCCGTGAGCGCGATCGCGGTGCCGGAGCCCCGGACCGCCGACCGCGCCCGGATGCTGCCTCCGGCACTCGCCGACTTCAGCGGCCAGCAGGCGGAAACGGCGGGGATCGTGGCAGTGCTCCGCAAGGATCGCGCGGCCGACGAGCCGGCCGCCCTGGTGACGATCTCGGGCCCTGGCGGGATCGGCAAGACCGCGCTCGCGGTGCAGGCCGCGCATCGCCTCAGGTGCGCCTACCCCGACGGGCAGCTGTTCGCGGCGCTGGCCGGTGCGCGCACCCAGCCGGTCAGCCCGGTCACCGTGCTCGGTCGTTTCCTGCGAGCGCTGGGTGTGCCGGCCAACGCGGTGCCGGACGATCCGGAGGCACGCGTGGATCTCTACCGGGGCATGCTCACGGACCGCCGGATCCTGGTGGTGCTCGACGACGCGTCCGACGAGAAGCAGCTGGCTCCGCTGATGCCGGCCAGCGGTACATGCGGTGTGATCGCCACCAGCCGTGTGCGGCTGGGCGGGCTCGGTGGCGCGCACCGGGTGGAGCTCCGCGAGATGTCCGAGGCCGACAGCACGGCCATGCTGCGCAACAGCACGGACGGCCGATTGGCCTCGGCCACCGGGGCGGAGCTGTCCGGCCTGGCCCGGCTGTGTGCGCGGCTGCCGCTGGCGCTGCGGATCGCGGGGTCCCTCCTGGTGTCACGACCGCATTGGCGTCTTGCGGACCTGGTGTCGCAGCTGGCGGACGAACGGCACCGCCTGGACGCGCTCCGCTACCGCGATCTTGAGGTACGGGCCAGTTTCGGGCTGAGTTACGACGGACTCCGACCGGAGGCAAGGCGGCTGTTCCGGCTCCTCGGGCTGCTGGAAGCACCCGATTTCCCGCTCTGGGCAGCGGCCGCCACCCTCGACAGCGAACTGCCCGAGGCCCAGGAACTCCTCGACGAGTTGGTCGATGTCCATCTGCTCGACGTGCGCGGAACACCGGACGGTCAGGCGCGTTACGGCTTCCACGACCTGATCCGCGTGTATGCGAAGGAACGCGCGGAGGCGGAGGAGTCGGTGGCGGCCCGGAACACGGCCGTCATCCGCGCCCTCAGCGCCCTTCTGGCCCTCACTGACATCGCCGACCGTGATCACATGGGACAGAGCATGTTCCAACGGGATGCCGCTCGGTGGCGACCTGAGCGGGTGGAGGCGAGCCTGCCGCCGTGCAGACCGCCGATGGCCCTGCTGGATCAGGAGCGCGCGCCGTTGGTGGCGGGTGTGCGGCAGGCCGCGGAGCTGGGGCAGGACGAACTCTGCTGGGAGCTGGCCCTGGGCGGGCACCCGCTGTTCGAGACGGAGCGGTACTTCGACGACTGGCAGGAGTGCTACGAGACGGCGATGAGCCTGGCCAAGGCCGCGGGCAACGTGCGGGGCCGGGCCAGGCTGCTGATCTCCATGGCCGGACTCCGCTACACCAGGCGCCGGTACGGCCCCGCCGAGGAGGCCAACACCGAGGCCATGCGCCTGTTCCAGCAGATCGGGGATTCAAGGGGCTACCTGGAGGCGCTGAGCAACGCACCGTTCTTCCTCGTGCCCGAAGGGCGTCTGAGCGAGGCCATCGAAGCGGGCCGAGAGGCCTACGAACGGCTCCTCGCCAACGGACAGGTCGCGGCGGCACTGCACGCGTACTCGCAGGTCGGTCTCGCTCACCTCCAGGCGGGGAGACCGGCGGCCGCGGCAGAGGTCCTCACGGACATCGTCGCCGGGGCACGGAAGGAGGGGATCCGGACCCTGATCGCGCGGGACACCTACTGGCTCGGCCATGCTCAGCTCGCACTGGGCCGGCACGCGGAGGCGGCGGAGTCGTTCACCGAGCTGGCCGCGCGTGCCGTGGACATCGGGCCGTCAGGCGCGTTCTACCTGGCTCATGCCTGGGGTTGTCTCCATCTGGCACGCGGGGAGGACGCCGATGCGCGCCGCCGTCTCCTCGAAGGCGCCGAGATCGCGCGTACGCTTGATGATCCCCTGTTCGAGTCCCGTGTTCTCGTCGATCTGCTCGACGTGCGCCTGCACGACCGTCACGAGCTGCCTGCCGCGATCTGTCAGGGGGAACGCGCGGTGCAGGTGGCCCGCACGATCGGCTACCCGTACCTGCTTGCAGGTGCGCTGGAGGGGCTCGCCCGGTTGCGGGCCGCGGCGGGGGACGTCAAAACCGCGAAGAACCTGGCCATGGAGGCGTCCGCAGTGCGGGGCAAGGTCCGCTGA